The Synergistes jonesii sequence CTCTTTCAGCTCGGCCGCGATCTCCCTTCCGAACTTCGCCGCGTAGTTCTGCGTCGTGCCGGTCCCCACCGTTACGTAGTAGTAATCGTAGAGCTTGGCGAACTTGCCCTCCCTCTCGTAGGCGCGCATGGCGTCGAGCGGAATGCCGCGATCCGGCACCGCGCACATCGCTTCGGGGTCGAAGCCGGCGTGTATCGTCTTGAACTCTCCGGCGGGCAGGCAGTCTCTGCCGGCGATGTCGTATTTGCCCCACTTCTGCGCCGACGCGCTCTGAATCCTATCGGGGTTGTCCGAGGGAACGACGCCGCTTGACGATACGAGCGCTATCGTGCACTTCGAAAGGTCCTTGACCGGTGCCGCCGGCGGGATCTTGTCGGTCTTGGGGATGATGAGCTCTGTCTGGAAGGGCTCGCCCCTCAGCTTCTTGAGCAGCATATCGATGACGCGCTCCGCCGCCGTTTCGCCGTTCTTCGCAGGAATCTCGCTGCGGATGCCGCGGGGGAAATATCCCTCTTCGGCGGCCGGCAGGAGCTCTTCGCCCTTGGCTATCTTCTCGGCGAACGCCGCCATCGCCGTAAGGTCGTCCTTCATAAACGTCGCCTTGCGTCCGCCCCTGAAAATATAGCAGGCGCCCCTGTACTCGGCGACGCCGGGGTTCTCCTCGTTCATCGAAGTGACGACGGGAACTTTGTAACGCTCAGAAACGGCTTTGCAGACGATGCCGCAGCCGACGCCGTAGCGCCCGGCCATGAACGCCGGACCGGCGAAGAAGATGTCGAATTTTTTCCCGTCGAGGTATGCGAAAATTTCTTTCAACGCTTCGTCCGTGTGGTTCGTGATGTAGTTGTCGCCGCAAACCACCGTATCGGTGACCTCGATATCCGGCAGCATTTTGTCGAGCATCATCGAGCAGCCGATCGGCTTGTCGTGGAATATCGGCTTCGAGTCGGCCGCGTCCTCGCCGCCCACCTGCCCGAAGAACTGGTTGATGTAATGTATGGCCTTCATTGCTCCCGCCTCCTAAAAATCAGAGCAGCTTCTGCGCGAGTAGCCGCTGATATGGTTCGCGCAGAACATCCCGTTATTTTCCATCACGCAGCTTCCGTCGGGGTTGATGCAGCCCTCCCAGCCGCCGGAGTTTCCGTCGCGCGCGAGGGCCTCGAGCTCGCCGATCACCTTCATCGCCGGCATCTTGTAGAACTGCGAAACGTTGCCGGTCGTGACGAGGGCGTCCGTCGCGGGGTTCATCGAAACGAGGGGCTGAGACGCGCCGTCCCTCCCCGTCGACTCGTCGGAGATACCGACCGTCTTGATGCCGAGACGTTCGAGCTCCACAAGCATCGCAGTGTAGTCGACGTCGGGGTTGCCGTAGCCCTCTTCGGCGACGACGGCAGCCTGGGCCCCGATCGCTACCGCGATCTGTCCGGCTATCTGCACGCAGCGCGCTTTCTCCTCCATCTTCGGGTTAAGGGTCGAAAGAATCACTCCGAGGAAGTTTATCGTCCTGCCGTGCTGTTCGTAAAGCTTTTTGATCATCGGATTCGTCGAGAACTCATAGGTGGAAATCTTCGACGAGCTCGGCATGAAGCTGCCGGAAACGAGGCATCCGTCAAGAAGCTCGTTCGGGTGCATCAGCGTCGGCAGCATCCTGTTGCCGTCCCAGCCATAGACGAGCGTATTGTAGCCGAGGGCTTCCATCTGCGTCTGAGGCTGGAGCACGTAAACTACTCCGGGAAGCGCTTTCGTCTTTTCGTCGCGCGCCGCGAGAGGCGGGAGTTCGTAAACGTCCGTCTCCTCTGGCTCCATATCGCGCACGCACTGCGCTATATGCTCAGCGAGGCGCAGGGCTCCCCACCTTATCGCGTGGTTCTTCTTCTGCTGTTCATGCCGTTCCTCTGCCTCCGATGTGTCGGCGACGAGCACGAGGTTCGGCATATCGCCCCATATCGTGTAATGCTGATACTCTCCGCCCATATCGAGCAGACCGTCCTGGAAGCCGCCCCAGTGCTTCCCCACCGCAAGCAGCGAGACGCCGTCAAGAACGTTGGTCCTGCCCATTCCCGCCTGTCCGAGCGGGCTCGTGACGCCGGGGTAAGCTCCTTCTCCCCCCTCGACCTTGCAGCGGAATTCGACCGAGTCCTTGATCGGGCAGAGCCTCACCATATCGCCGGGATGAACGATCTCAAGCTCCGCGTCGGTGATATACTTATCTTCGCGCACGACCTTCAGAGCGTCCTCTCTGTCTACCGTGAGGATCCCGTCCGCGTAGGAGGTTTCGCCTCCGAAGACTATATCCTTCACCTTGAATTTGCCTATTTCAAGCCTCATGTTTATCCTCCTTTGTTATATTTTTTTGCCGCTACTCCAACGTACGATAAGTAATTCATCCCTTCAAAGTCAATTACGAAAAACATTAAAAACCGTGCCACGCTGCGCGTTACAGGGGGTTAACGCTATCTCGGCAAAAATATCCGAGCTTCCCGGAAATGGCGGCGCAGGGCGCCGGACGGCGGCATGACGGTCCGGTAACAGAAA is a genomic window containing:
- a CDS encoding glycine/betaine/sarcosine/D-proline family reductase selenoprotein B — translated: MKAIHYINQFFGQVGGEDAADSKPIFHDKPIGCSMMLDKMLPDIEVTDTVVCGDNYITNHTDEALKEIFAYLDGKKFDIFFAGPAFMAGRYGVGCGIVCKAVSERYKVPVVTSMNEENPGVAEYRGACYIFRGGRKATFMKDDLTAMAAFAEKIAKGEELLPAAEEGYFPRGIRSEIPAKNGETAAERVIDMLLKKLRGEPFQTELIIPKTDKIPPAAPVKDLSKCTIALVSSSGVVPSDNPDRIQSASAQKWGKYDIAGRDCLPAGEFKTIHAGFDPEAMCAVPDRGIPLDAMRAYEREGKFAKLYDYYYVTVGTGTTQNYAAKFGREIAAELKEAKVDAVILTATUGTCTRCGATMAKEIERAGIPIVVMCNLIDVAKTVGSNKIVPTVSVPYPLGDPTLSKEEEWALRYHRVGVALDALADDIKEAKVYRV
- a CDS encoding glycine/sarcosine/betaine reductase component B subunit, with the protein product MRLEIGKFKVKDIVFGGETSYADGILTVDREDALKVVREDKYITDAELEIVHPGDMVRLCPIKDSVEFRCKVEGGEGAYPGVTSPLGQAGMGRTNVLDGVSLLAVGKHWGGFQDGLLDMGGEYQHYTIWGDMPNLVLVADTSEAEERHEQQKKNHAIRWGALRLAEHIAQCVRDMEPEETDVYELPPLAARDEKTKALPGVVYVLQPQTQMEALGYNTLVYGWDGNRMLPTLMHPNELLDGCLVSGSFMPSSSKISTYEFSTNPMIKKLYEQHGRTINFLGVILSTLNPKMEEKARCVQIAGQIAVAIGAQAAVVAEEGYGNPDVDYTAMLVELERLGIKTVGISDESTGRDGASQPLVSMNPATDALVTTGNVSQFYKMPAMKVIGELEALARDGNSGGWEGCINPDGSCVMENNGMFCANHISGYSRRSCSDF